Proteins from a genomic interval of Streptomyces sp. NBC_01445:
- a CDS encoding ABC transporter substrate-binding protein, with the protein MSPRTAMPASLRVGAMTAVAVSLLLTACVNNTQSTATSENVAAKKIPAKVAADTSLAVGAPDLKVALELSGQIHKLPFNVKWANISGGPQCSEAFRADALDICSAAEIPSINAHWTGLDTKLVAAKFRKDPTAYPIYELGIAPGAHIKTLADLRGKKIAYSPGQAQGALVLRILKKAGLTQQDVDLVELASTGDVYPTALGNRQVDAAPIGDVNIKRYLTKYGRDGGTTIKHGLRDDPGHLWALTDSVSNPQKSAAVRELITFWARAQIWIDEHPKQWIDGYYVKDQGLSREDGEYLVERSGHPDFPADWTGAIERQQQTVDLLAREQKHKAFDAGILFDRRYERVAADAVAGERKTP; encoded by the coding sequence ATGTCCCCACGTACCGCCATGCCCGCATCCCTGCGCGTCGGCGCGATGACCGCAGTCGCCGTATCCCTTCTGCTGACCGCGTGTGTGAACAACACGCAATCCACGGCTACCAGCGAGAACGTCGCGGCGAAGAAGATTCCGGCCAAGGTCGCCGCCGACACCTCTCTGGCCGTCGGCGCGCCCGATCTCAAAGTCGCCCTGGAACTGTCGGGTCAGATCCACAAGCTGCCCTTCAACGTGAAGTGGGCCAATATCAGCGGCGGCCCGCAATGCTCCGAAGCCTTCCGGGCCGACGCGCTCGACATCTGCTCGGCGGCGGAGATTCCGTCGATCAACGCCCACTGGACGGGCCTGGACACCAAGCTCGTGGCGGCGAAGTTCCGCAAGGATCCGACCGCGTACCCGATCTACGAGCTGGGGATCGCTCCGGGCGCTCACATCAAGACTCTCGCCGACCTTCGCGGGAAGAAGATCGCCTACAGCCCCGGGCAGGCGCAGGGGGCTCTCGTGCTGCGGATCCTGAAGAAGGCCGGTCTCACCCAGCAGGACGTCGACCTCGTCGAACTTGCCAGTACCGGTGACGTCTACCCCACCGCTCTGGGAAATCGTCAGGTGGATGCCGCGCCTATCGGCGACGTCAATATCAAGCGCTATCTGACGAAATACGGCAGGGACGGCGGCACGACCATCAAGCACGGTCTCCGCGACGACCCGGGGCACTTGTGGGCGCTCACCGATTCAGTGAGCAATCCGCAGAAGTCCGCTGCCGTAAGAGAACTCATCACGTTCTGGGCCCGAGCCCAGATCTGGATCGACGAACATCCGAAGCAGTGGATCGACGGCTACTACGTCAAGGACCAGGGGCTGAGCCGTGAGGACGGTGAATACCTCGTCGAAAGGTCCGGCCACCCGGACTTTCCCGCGGACTGGACGGGCGCCATCGAGCGCCAGCAGCAGACCGTGGACCTGCTGGCGCGGGAGCAGAAGCACAAGGCCTTCGACGCGGGGATCCTCTTCGACCGGCGATACGAGCGCGTAGCCGCCGACGCCGTTGCCGGTGAAAGGAAGACACCATGA
- a CDS encoding muconolactone Delta-isomerase family protein, producing MEHLVTMTTHVPEGTSQAEVDEVRTREAAHSRRLAEQGQLLRLWRPPLQPGEWRTLGLFAAQDAVHLEDVLSSMPLRVWRSDEVTPLTPHPNDPGQASTGASGAAKEFLVAFAPAATEDGTSQALRDATAAEAVRAKELAGQGHLVRLWKTPGERRALGLWRARDAAEMQTVLDSLPQAPWLSMETTPLSEHPSDPGAVRS from the coding sequence ATGGAACATCTCGTCACCATGACCACCCATGTCCCGGAGGGGACCTCGCAGGCGGAAGTCGACGAGGTCCGCACCCGCGAGGCCGCGCACTCCCGCAGGCTTGCCGAACAGGGGCAGTTGCTGAGGCTGTGGCGCCCGCCTCTGCAGCCGGGGGAGTGGCGCACGCTCGGACTGTTCGCCGCGCAGGACGCCGTGCACCTGGAGGATGTCCTGTCCTCGATGCCGTTGCGTGTGTGGCGGAGCGACGAGGTCACACCTCTGACGCCGCACCCGAACGACCCGGGGCAGGCCTCCACCGGTGCATCGGGTGCCGCCAAGGAGTTCCTGGTGGCCTTCGCCCCGGCCGCGACCGAGGACGGCACCTCCCAGGCGCTGAGGGACGCCACCGCAGCGGAAGCGGTCCGTGCGAAGGAGTTGGCCGGGCAGGGACACCTGGTGCGGCTGTGGAAGACGCCTGGCGAGCGCCGCGCGCTCGGCCTGTGGCGCGCCCGGGACGCCGCCGAGATGCAGACAGTGCTGGACTCACTTCCCCAGGCCCCGTGGCTCTCCATGGAGACGACGCCGCTGAGTGAGCACCCCAGTGACCCGGGGGCGGTCAGGAGCTGA
- a CDS encoding amino acid permease has translation MTGRQLSMMGLGGAIGTGLFLGSGLAISAAGPAAVIAYVLCALIALVIGWALAEMTAVHPATGSFGTIGRHYLGPLAGFVIRWTYWTIQVIAIGGEVIAGGIYVRFWWPELPLWAPVVAFSLLLLAANALTVGVFGRLEYWFSTIKITAIGVFVLLGCAYVFLGLPGHEAAGTSNLSGPGGLLPHGLSGLGTAFVFVIFSYIGTEIIAVTAAESENPVRDIPRAARRMVVRLALFYVLAMAVVVTVVPWSRTAAGGDVTASPFVQLFDVAGIPAAAGIMNFVVLTAALSSANANTYLATRMIHSLAVDRHAPRMFARVGRGGVPHRALAVSGLGLGAAAILSVHSEDTAYVLLFGISVFGALVVWILILATHLMFRRHRVRHDLPSSPARLRGAPFTTVAAALALAAILVSTAFIEGLEDSWKAGLPFFALLVVVYRFGARRHETAEPLPDSTLPPEGRTP, from the coding sequence TTGACTGGACGTCAGCTCAGCATGATGGGTCTGGGCGGTGCCATCGGTACCGGTCTGTTCCTCGGCTCGGGTCTCGCCATCTCCGCTGCGGGGCCCGCCGCCGTGATCGCGTACGTGCTCTGCGCGTTGATCGCCCTGGTGATCGGCTGGGCGCTGGCCGAGATGACCGCCGTACACCCGGCGACCGGCTCGTTCGGCACCATCGGCCGCCACTATCTGGGCCCGCTGGCCGGCTTCGTGATCCGCTGGACCTACTGGACGATCCAGGTGATCGCGATCGGCGGCGAGGTCATCGCCGGCGGCATCTACGTCCGATTCTGGTGGCCCGAACTGCCGCTGTGGGCACCGGTGGTGGCGTTCTCGCTACTGCTCCTGGCCGCGAACGCGCTGACCGTCGGGGTGTTCGGCCGCCTGGAGTACTGGTTCTCCACCATCAAGATCACGGCGATCGGTGTCTTCGTCCTGCTCGGCTGCGCCTACGTCTTCCTCGGCCTGCCCGGCCACGAGGCGGCCGGCACCTCGAACCTCTCGGGGCCCGGCGGTCTCCTTCCGCACGGCCTGAGCGGTCTGGGCACCGCCTTCGTCTTCGTGATCTTCAGCTACATCGGCACCGAGATCATCGCGGTGACCGCCGCCGAGTCCGAGAACCCGGTGCGAGACATCCCGCGTGCCGCCCGCCGGATGGTCGTGCGCCTCGCGCTCTTCTACGTTCTGGCCATGGCGGTGGTGGTCACCGTGGTGCCGTGGTCGCGCACGGCGGCGGGCGGAGACGTCACGGCGAGCCCCTTCGTCCAGCTCTTCGACGTCGCCGGGATCCCGGCCGCCGCGGGCATCATGAACTTCGTGGTACTGACCGCGGCGCTCTCCAGCGCCAACGCCAACACCTATCTGGCCACCCGCATGATCCACTCCTTGGCGGTGGACCGGCACGCGCCTCGGATGTTCGCACGGGTGGGCCGCGGCGGAGTCCCGCACCGAGCGCTCGCCGTCTCCGGACTCGGCCTGGGTGCCGCCGCGATCCTCTCGGTCCACTCCGAGGACACGGCGTACGTCCTGCTCTTCGGCATCTCGGTGTTCGGGGCGCTCGTCGTGTGGATCCTCATCCTCGCCACGCACCTGATGTTCCGCCGCCACCGCGTCCGCCACGACCTCCCCTCCTCGCCGGCCCGGCTGCGCGGCGCTCCGTTCACCACCGTCGCGGCGGCCCTCGCGCTGGCGGCGATCCTGGTCTCCACGGCGTTCATCGAGGGCCTGGAGGACTCCTGGAAGGCCGGCCTGCCGTTCTTCGCGCTGCTCGTCGTCGTGTACCGCTTCGGTGCTCGGCGCCACGAGACGGCGGAGCCGTTGCCGGACAGCACGCTGCCGCCGGAGGGTCGGACCCCCTGA
- a CDS encoding ABC transporter permease — protein sequence MSTTAFDQRAATATVTATDDAAVSSPRLRPRARKRLGPGRRIPYGWALGPLLLLAVWAAGSGTGLIDARSLPAPWTIAGTAGDLIADGRLQSNFATSAWRALLGLVFGTAAGLLLALVSGLSRLGEGIVDGPVQIKRAIPSLALIPLLVLWFGIGETMKVITIALGVFVPVYIHTHNGLRSIDSRYSELAETVRLSRIQFVRHVVLPGALPGFLLGLRFAVTAAWLALVVVEQVNATSGIGYMMELARTYGQTDVIIVGLVVYGLLGLVSGALVRLVERRTLSWRRTLAG from the coding sequence ATGAGCACCACGGCTTTCGACCAGAGGGCGGCGACCGCGACCGTGACGGCGACGGACGACGCCGCGGTCTCCTCTCCTCGCCTTCGCCCACGGGCACGCAAGAGGCTGGGGCCGGGCCGCCGCATCCCCTACGGCTGGGCGCTCGGCCCGCTGCTGCTCCTCGCGGTGTGGGCGGCCGGCTCCGGCACCGGACTCATCGACGCCCGCAGTCTGCCCGCACCCTGGACCATCGCCGGCACCGCGGGCGACCTCATCGCCGACGGCAGGCTGCAGTCCAACTTCGCGACCTCCGCCTGGCGCGCCCTGCTCGGCCTGGTCTTCGGCACGGCCGCGGGTCTGCTGCTCGCGCTCGTCTCCGGACTGAGCCGCCTCGGCGAGGGGATCGTCGACGGGCCGGTGCAGATCAAGAGGGCGATCCCCTCGCTGGCACTGATCCCTCTGCTCGTCCTCTGGTTCGGCATCGGCGAGACGATGAAGGTCATCACGATCGCGCTCGGCGTCTTCGTCCCGGTCTACATCCACACGCACAACGGGTTGCGCTCCATCGACAGCCGCTATTCCGAACTCGCCGAGACGGTGCGGCTGAGCAGGATCCAGTTCGTCCGGCATGTCGTCCTGCCGGGTGCGCTGCCCGGGTTCCTGCTGGGGCTGCGGTTCGCGGTGACCGCCGCCTGGCTGGCGCTGGTCGTCGTCGAGCAGGTCAACGCCACCAGCGGCATCGGCTACATGATGGAGCTCGCGCGGACCTACGGACAGACGGACGTGATCATCGTCGGCCTCGTCGTGTACGGACTCCTCGGGCTCGTCTCCGGCGCCCTCGTACGGCTCGTCGAGAGGAGGACCCTGTCATGGCGGCGGACGCTGGCGGGCTGA
- a CDS encoding helix-turn-helix domain-containing protein, translated as MIGNRIRELRQSRKMTVRDLASRAGVSTGLVSQVERGLTDPSLATLRRLSTALGLPLFDLFRQDEPDAVALVRRDRRIVVRSPQGGIEYTRVSAGSAHLEVLEGALEPGGTSSEERYSHPSEECVVVLSGSLVVEAGDDRQELRPGDSCTFDSRLPHRYVNEGSEPARFLVSVTPPSR; from the coding sequence GTGATCGGCAACCGGATACGCGAGCTGCGCCAGTCCCGCAAGATGACCGTACGGGACCTGGCCTCGCGCGCCGGGGTGTCGACCGGTCTGGTCAGTCAGGTCGAACGCGGCCTGACCGATCCCAGCCTGGCGACGCTGCGCAGGCTCTCCACCGCTCTCGGACTCCCCCTTTTCGACCTGTTCCGGCAGGACGAGCCGGACGCCGTCGCTCTGGTGCGGCGCGACCGCCGGATCGTGGTGCGTTCGCCGCAGGGCGGGATCGAGTACACACGTGTCTCGGCCGGCTCCGCACACCTCGAGGTACTTGAGGGCGCGCTGGAACCGGGAGGCACGTCCTCGGAGGAGCGCTACAGCCACCCCTCGGAGGAGTGCGTGGTGGTGCTGAGCGGCAGTCTGGTCGTCGAGGCCGGCGACGACCGCCAAGAGCTGAGGCCCGGGGACAGCTGCACCTTCGACTCCCGCCTTCCGCACCGCTACGTCAACGAGGGCAGCGAACCCGCACGCTTCCTGGTGAGCGTGACACCGCCGAGCCGGTGA
- a CDS encoding class I SAM-dependent methyltransferase: MRARHTDRPADLDVVRESYDRVADNYAHMVVTTGVGDIRSHPWLKASIDAFADTVSELGPVLDVGCGPGTVTAYLAERGLDVSGVDLSPRMIENARRLHPQCRFSVASATDLDLEEASLGGVLGWWSLFNLPRDVLPQVLALFARALKPGGHFITATHVGDEDAVRTEAYGGVPVRWTTHKWRPEQLVDLIEQAGLCPVAELRLPADEQSGPGLVIMAKRPA; encoded by the coding sequence ATGCGCGCACGCCATACTGACCGCCCAGCCGATCTCGACGTGGTCCGTGAGTCCTATGACCGGGTGGCTGACAACTACGCCCACATGGTGGTGACGACGGGAGTCGGTGACATCCGTAGCCATCCATGGCTCAAGGCGTCGATCGACGCCTTCGCCGACACCGTGAGCGAGCTCGGGCCCGTGCTCGATGTCGGCTGCGGACCAGGCACGGTGACCGCCTACCTCGCCGAACGCGGACTCGACGTGTCCGGAGTCGACCTCTCGCCCCGCATGATCGAAAACGCCCGCCGTCTTCATCCGCAATGCCGCTTCAGCGTCGCCTCTGCCACCGACCTCGACCTTGAAGAAGCGTCTCTTGGCGGCGTACTCGGGTGGTGGTCACTGTTCAACCTCCCTCGCGACGTCCTTCCTCAGGTCCTCGCCCTGTTCGCGCGCGCCCTGAAGCCAGGCGGCCACTTCATCACCGCAACACACGTCGGCGACGAAGACGCGGTGCGCACCGAGGCCTACGGAGGGGTCCCCGTTCGTTGGACCACGCACAAATGGCGGCCGGAACAGCTCGTGGACCTGATCGAGCAAGCCGGCCTGTGCCCGGTCGCCGAACTTCGGCTCCCCGCAGATGAGCAAAGCGGGCCTGGCCTGGTCATCATGGCCAAGCGCCCTGCCTGA
- a CDS encoding TauD/TfdA dioxygenase family protein, producing MSLTHDVAPASALRDHRIPADGLYEGSRILNRLPDGVRERPYERFELVPQGRVIGAEIRGLDLSRPVSCAVREELNRALLEWKVLFFRGQHLTSDAQRQFARNWGELETNPLLAPGDADDVVRFDKSAGAVPTYENVWHTDVTFRERPALGAVLQLREVPPMGGDTMWADMAAAYDNLPVEVRERIDGASAVHDFLPGFARFYAPEQLAPFQEQLPPVQHPVVRRHPETGRRMLFVNTSFTTRIIGLERPESDRLLRLLFQQAHVPEFQVRFRWQAGDVAFWDNRATQHYAVNDYAPYPRVAERVAIAGDRPFG from the coding sequence ATGTCGCTCACCCATGACGTTGCCCCCGCATCAGCCCTGCGCGACCACCGCATCCCCGCCGACGGCTTGTACGAGGGCAGCCGCATCCTGAATCGCCTGCCGGACGGTGTGCGGGAGCGGCCGTACGAGCGGTTCGAACTCGTTCCGCAGGGCCGCGTCATCGGAGCGGAGATCCGCGGCCTCGACCTCTCGCGGCCCGTGTCCTGCGCGGTGCGCGAGGAACTGAACCGCGCGCTCCTCGAATGGAAGGTGCTCTTCTTCCGTGGCCAGCACCTGACCTCCGACGCGCAGCGCCAATTCGCGCGTAACTGGGGTGAGTTGGAGACCAATCCGCTGCTTGCTCCCGGTGACGCCGACGACGTGGTCCGCTTCGACAAGTCGGCCGGTGCCGTTCCCACCTACGAGAACGTCTGGCACACGGACGTCACCTTCCGTGAACGCCCGGCCCTGGGTGCCGTGTTGCAGCTGCGGGAGGTGCCGCCGATGGGTGGCGACACGATGTGGGCGGACATGGCGGCCGCCTACGACAACCTGCCGGTCGAGGTGCGCGAGCGGATCGACGGCGCGAGTGCCGTCCACGACTTCCTGCCGGGCTTCGCGCGTTTCTACGCGCCGGAACAACTGGCCCCGTTCCAGGAGCAGTTGCCGCCGGTCCAGCACCCCGTGGTGCGTCGACACCCGGAGACCGGACGCCGGATGCTGTTCGTCAACACCTCCTTCACCACCCGGATCATCGGCCTCGAGCGCCCGGAGAGCGATCGCCTGCTCCGGCTGCTCTTCCAGCAGGCCCACGTCCCGGAGTTCCAGGTGCGGTTCCGCTGGCAGGCGGGCGACGTCGCCTTCTGGGACAACCGCGCGACCCAGCACTACGCCGTCAACGACTACGCGCCGTACCCCCGGGTCGCGGAACGCGTGGCGATCGCCGGGGACCGTCCGTTCGGCTGA
- a CDS encoding acyl-CoA dehydrogenase family protein, whose amino-acid sequence MTSAIFAERSLYEDDHELLRETVRAFVDKHATPHAERWRAEGKVDRELFQEAARAGILGFNIPEEYGGGGVTDFRFNALIGEEFSRHPASDGLAGVGLSNDIVVPYFTGLTDDEQKARWLPGIAAGTLIVAVAMTEPGTGSDLAGIATSAVRDGDDYVVNGSKVFISNGQNADLVVTAVRTGADRHGGISLLVIEADRPGFSRGRNLEKIGLHAQDTSELFFQDVRVPAANLLGEEGSGFTALMRNLPQERISIAANAVASIEGVLERTVEYVRERKAFGRTVGSFQNTRFQLADMVTTARVGRTYIDELLSRHSRGELSAVEAASAKFWATEHYVDIVGRCLQLHGAYGYMLEYRIAHDYLDSRITTIYGGTTEIMKEIVARDLGL is encoded by the coding sequence ATGACAAGTGCGATCTTCGCTGAACGGTCGCTCTACGAGGATGACCACGAACTCCTGCGCGAGACGGTTCGTGCGTTCGTCGACAAGCACGCCACGCCGCACGCCGAGCGGTGGCGGGCCGAGGGCAAGGTCGACCGCGAACTCTTCCAGGAGGCCGCCCGGGCCGGAATCCTCGGCTTCAACATCCCGGAGGAGTACGGCGGCGGTGGGGTCACCGACTTCCGCTTCAACGCGCTGATCGGCGAGGAGTTCTCCCGCCATCCCGCGTCGGACGGCCTCGCCGGAGTAGGGCTGTCCAACGACATCGTCGTGCCCTACTTCACCGGCTTGACCGATGACGAGCAGAAGGCCCGCTGGCTGCCGGGCATTGCTGCCGGGACGCTCATCGTCGCGGTCGCGATGACCGAGCCCGGAACCGGGAGCGACCTGGCCGGCATCGCCACCTCCGCTGTCCGCGACGGCGACGACTATGTGGTCAACGGAAGCAAGGTCTTCATCTCCAACGGTCAGAACGCCGACCTGGTCGTCACCGCCGTACGGACCGGCGCGGACCGCCACGGCGGGATCAGCCTGCTGGTCATCGAGGCCGATCGGCCCGGCTTTTCGCGTGGTCGCAACCTGGAGAAGATCGGCCTGCACGCGCAGGACACCAGCGAGTTGTTCTTCCAGGACGTCCGCGTGCCGGCCGCCAACCTGCTCGGGGAGGAGGGCTCCGGCTTCACAGCGCTGATGCGCAACCTTCCCCAGGAGCGCATCTCGATCGCGGCCAACGCCGTGGCTTCCATCGAGGGCGTGCTGGAGCGGACCGTGGAGTACGTCCGGGAGCGCAAGGCGTTCGGCCGGACCGTCGGCTCCTTCCAGAACACCCGTTTCCAACTGGCCGACATGGTCACCACCGCCCGTGTGGGCCGCACCTACATCGACGAACTGCTCTCCAGGCACTCCCGCGGCGAACTGAGCGCCGTAGAAGCCGCGTCGGCGAAGTTCTGGGCCACGGAGCATTACGTCGACATCGTCGGGCGCTGCCTGCAACTGCACGGCGCTTACGGCTACATGCTCGAATACCGCATCGCACACGACTACCTCGACTCGCGTATCACCACCATCTACGGAGGCACCACGGAGATCATGAAGGAGATCGTCGCCCGCGACCTGGGTCTGTAG
- a CDS encoding aminotransferase class V-fold PLP-dependent enzyme has translation MSIAPLDAAERFRARFPSLKDTVHLASCSQGAASEHVLTALQEFQWSMRSQGAPWGEWMAQVDAARAAFAARIGAQPDEIAVVGCASEGAYQVASTLDWSRRPGLVTTDMEFPSIAHVWLAQERRGARVRHVPEREGAVPAEDYAAAIDDSTNLVSVPLVSYRNGARLPVTETVRAAHAVGARVFIDAYQGLGVLPVDVRELDCDYLVCGALKYLLGVPGIAFLYVRGGLRDDMDPQLTGWFGRVDPFAFDPRSLDFPDTARRFETGTPSIPSAYAAAAGLRTLADVDPRDIEAHVGALTTYAHARLTEIGETSASPADPELRGPQVAIADPAPDALAAALAERRIVTSPRGTLLRVSFHYYNNTSDVDALIDALGEIRAQQHIQ, from the coding sequence GTGTCCATCGCGCCACTCGACGCCGCCGAGCGTTTCCGTGCCCGGTTCCCCTCCCTCAAGGACACCGTCCACCTGGCCAGTTGCAGCCAGGGCGCGGCATCCGAGCACGTGCTGACGGCGCTGCAGGAGTTCCAGTGGTCCATGCGCAGCCAGGGCGCACCCTGGGGCGAGTGGATGGCCCAAGTGGACGCCGCCCGCGCCGCCTTCGCCGCCCGTATCGGCGCGCAGCCGGACGAGATCGCGGTCGTCGGCTGCGCCTCCGAGGGCGCTTACCAGGTGGCGTCCACGCTGGACTGGTCGCGCCGCCCCGGCCTGGTCACCACGGACATGGAGTTCCCGTCCATCGCCCACGTCTGGCTGGCGCAGGAGCGACGCGGCGCTCGGGTGCGCCATGTCCCGGAACGGGAAGGGGCCGTCCCCGCCGAGGACTACGCCGCCGCGATCGACGACTCGACCAACCTGGTCTCCGTGCCGCTGGTCTCCTACCGCAACGGCGCCCGGCTGCCGGTTACCGAGACGGTCCGAGCGGCACACGCGGTCGGCGCACGAGTATTCATCGACGCGTACCAGGGATTGGGTGTACTCCCGGTGGACGTGCGGGAGTTGGACTGCGACTACCTGGTGTGCGGTGCGCTGAAGTATCTGCTCGGCGTCCCCGGCATCGCGTTCCTCTACGTACGCGGCGGGCTGCGCGATGACATGGATCCTCAACTCACCGGTTGGTTCGGCCGAGTTGACCCCTTCGCGTTCGACCCGCGCTCCCTCGACTTCCCGGACACCGCGCGCCGCTTCGAGACCGGCACCCCGTCGATCCCCTCCGCGTACGCCGCCGCGGCCGGGCTTCGCACCCTGGCCGACGTCGACCCGAGGGACATCGAGGCGCACGTCGGCGCGCTCACCACGTACGCCCACGCGCGCCTGACCGAGATCGGCGAGACGTCGGCCTCGCCCGCCGACCCGGAACTGCGCGGCCCGCAGGTGGCGATCGCCGACCCCGCCCCGGACGCGCTCGCGGCCGCGCTCGCCGAGCGCCGCATCGTGACCAGCCCGCGCGGCACCCTGCTCCGCGTCTCATTCCACTACTACAACAACACGTCCGACGTCGACGCGCTGATCGACGCGCTCGGTGAGATACGGGCCCAGCAGCACATCCAGTAG